From Halorussus lipolyticus:
CGCTCATAAGCGTGTCTTCTGTCCCCGGCACCGAGAGTGGGCAAAACCCTCAATCGCGTGGGAACCCTCCGTGAGGTATGGGCGCACTCGAAGTCGTGACGGACGACGACGCGAACTGGGTGAGTTGGCTCCTCGTCGGCCTCCTCGCGCTGGCAGTCGGGATCAGCGTGGTTCGCAGTGAGGAGGTCTGGGCGGTGTTCCTCGTCGGCACGCTCGGGATTTTGCTGGTCCCGCCGGTCGTGTTCCGGGACTCGTCGGCGATGCTTCCGCCGGAAGTGACCGGATTGGCCCTCCTCCCGGCAGTCGTGGAGTTGGTCGCTCCCGAGTGGGTCACGGAGTACGCGCTCTACCTCGGGGTCGCCGCGCTGGCGTTCGCAATCGTGGTGGAACTATCGCTGTTCACCGACGTCGAGATGGCACCGTGGTTCGCCGACGCGACTGTCGTGCTGACGACGATGGCCGCCATCGGTTCGTGGGCCATCGTCCAGTTCTACGCCGACCAGTGGCTCGGGACCGACTTCATCACCAGTCGCTACGACCTGATGCGGGAGTTCATCCGGGGGACCATCGCCGGCGTCCTCGGGGCCGGGGTCTTCGAACTCTACTTCCAGTTCCGCACGCCGGCCGAGACCAAGACGCCCGACGTGACCGGGGGCGAGGACGGATGAGACGAGAGCGAGCAGTGACGGGCGGTGGCGAGCGATGACCGACATTCTGAGCGACCGCCACGAGCGATGGCTCGTCCACCTGCTTCAGGTCGGTCTCCTCGGCATCTCGGCCTACGGCCTCTACCGGGGCGAAACCGGGGTCGTGGTCAACGGACTGGTCTCACTCGGGGTCACGTTCGTCCCGGCGCTCCTCCGGCGGGACCTCGGCATCCGGATGGACCCCGACTACGTTCTCTGGATTTCCATTGCGGTGTTCGTCCACGCAGGGGGCATCCTCGGCCCGTACCGCAACATCCCGTGGTTCGATTCGGTGACTCACGCCCTCTCGGCGTCCATCGTCGCCGGGGTGGGTTACGCCGTGGTCCGGACGGTTGACGAGAACTCCGAGCGCACCACCCTGACGCCGGAACTCCAGTTCGCGTTCATCCTCATCTTCGTGATGGCGTTCGGCGTCCTCTGGGAAATCATCGAGTTCGGGACCGAACAGGTCGCCAAACTTCTGGGGAGCGAGGCCGTGCTGGTCCAGTACGGCCTCGACGACGTTATCAACGACCTCGTGTTCAATCAGGTCGGCGCAATCGTCGTCGCGGGATGGGACGCCGCCCGCCCGGACGAAGCGGCCGAGGAGGCCGCCGAGGCGGTGGACGATTCGGCGATAGACGACTGACGCGCCGGGCGGCCGGGCTTAAAAGGGACGACTGATTTATGAAACCCGGCGTCCTATCGAGGGTCGTGCGTCACGAACACCTCGTCGTCACCGTCGAAGCGGGCCGCAAGGAACGAATCGACGCCGACCTCGACGCGGGCGAGTCGCTGGAAGCGTGGGTCGCCGACGCGATAGACCAGAAGTTAGCCCGCCAGTCCCGGTCCGAGTCGGCAGAGGGTGACGCCGACTCCTCGGCCGGAGGCGGGTCGCCCCCCGCCGACGATAGTGACGGAGACCGCGCCGGTACCGACTCCGACCGAGAAGGGGACGACTACGACGAGGGCTTCGAGTACGTGGACGACTGCGGCATCTGAGCGCGGCGATTTCGATTACTCCGACCACGTGACGTTTCTCGTCAGGACGAACACCAACAGCGCCATCAGGAGTTGGCCGAGGAGGGCCTCGGTCGCCGCTATCGCCCGACCCCACCCGTGGACCGGTTGCATGTCGCCGTATCCCAGCGTGGCGAACGTGACCACGCTGAAGTAGGTCGTCTTCAGCAGGTAGATGACGTTGAGAAACAGCCCGTTTGAGGGCTTCAGCTTGTAGGTGACTGTGGTCTCGGCGGTCGGTTCGATGACGCCGCTCGTGAGCATGTAGAGGACGCCGCACGCCAGAATGACCGCGAACGAGGTCCCGATAACGCGCCACGGATTCGACCCGTACCCGGTGGTCCAGCGCCACGCCTCCTGTGCGAGCGCCTTCGGGTACGACCGAAACTCCCACGCCTCGCGCCGCCGGACGCTCTTGCGCTTGAGGTAGTAGTTCCGGGAGTCCTCGGTCAGGCCGTTCTCCTCGGCGAGGCGCTGGAGTTCGTTGTACGTCCAGTGGGCCGCCTCGTACCGGTCGAGACGGCTCCTGTCGCGCGCCGACCGCCGCCTGCGAAACGCCGCCAGTCGGCTATCGACGGCGTTCTCGGTCAGTTCGTCCTCGTAGACGACGTTCTTGCCGAGGTTGGTCGCTTCGTCGATGCGGGCGTTGTCGAACACCGCGTAATGAAGCCGCGCGCCGCAGAGGTCCGCGCCTCGGATGTCAGTCCGGTGGAACTCGGTGTGTTCGAGGTTCGAACCCCGAAGGTTCACGCTTTGGGCGTCTACGCCCTCGAAGTGGCAGTACCGGAGGTCCGCGCCGCTGAGGTCGGTCTCCTCCAGATTGCAGTTGACGAACCGCGCATCGGTGACCGTCTTGCCGGCCAGCCAGTCGCCGCCGGAGAGTTCCACGTCCCGGAAGATGGCCCCGTCTAGCCGCTCGCCGATTTCCGGCGCGGCGTCCTGCAACTTTCGCGTCGGCTTCTGTGCCACGTCGGCGTGCCAGATGCACCGCTCCGTGTCGCCCCACACCGGCCGCCAGCAACAGACTCCTCCGAGGTTCGACACCGCGCTGGCCTCGTGGACGTGTCCGCACCGGTCCTCCGTGGACGATGTTCGCTCCACCGACCCCTCAGTAAGTTCCCCAGACGCAGACTGCACGTCTCCAGACATAGACTGTTTATCACCCCAACCCTCTTTCGGCTTATGCCCGATTGGTCAAGCAACGGACCGAAACTCGCCGTCTGACGGGCCGCCACGCCTTTTCCCGCTCGCGCCGTGGCCTCCGACGTGACCGACCTCGAAACCATCCACGACGAGATGCGCCGAATCGGCGAGGACGCGACGGGCGAGACGGCCGACGAACTCGACTACGTGCGCGAACAGTTCAGCGGGAGTTCGAACGCGACGTGAAGTAGAGAACAATCGAAAATTACCCACGATATGGAAAATAATTGCTAAGAGAAATAAATACAAATACTAAATATAAGGATATATTTCTACGTCTGGGATTCGGGTGCGGCGGAACAACCCACCGAGCGCCGACTGACCGACCCCCGGTTTGAAGCGCCTCGCCCCCAACCTCGGAAGCATGACCGAAGTCGCCGACCTGACCCGCGAACTCGTCGCCATCCCGAGCCACGAGGACGAAACCGAGGCGGGCGACTACATCGAGAACTGGCTCCGCGAGGAGACTCCATCCGACGTGACCCGAGACGAGTCGGGGAACGTCCTCGCTCGCCGAGGCCCCGCCGACGCCGACTCCCTCGCGCTCGTGGGCCACCACGACGTGGTTCCCCCGGCGGACTCCCAACTCGCGGACGACGGGAGATACGCCGTCTCGGAGCGCGACGGTCGCCTCTACGGCCGGGGCACCGCCGACATGAAGGGCGCTGTCGCGTCAGCGATGCTGGCGTTTCGGGACGCCGACCTCCCCGAGGACGGCCCGGAACTCGTCTTCGTCAGTTTCGTCGGCGAGGAGCAAGGCGGCGTCGGCGCTCGGGCCGCAATCGACCGGGGGTTCGCGCCCGACTACGCCATCGTCGGCGAGGGTTCGACCGGCTATTCTGCCGAGGACGTGACCGACGTGGCGGTGGCCCACAAAGGCCGCCGGGGAAGCACCGTCACCGCCCGCGGGTCGGCGGCCCACGCCAGCGAACCCGAATCCGGCGAGAACGCGGTCTACAGGGCCTGCGACGCGGTGGACGTGATTCGGGGCCTCGACTTCCCCGCGGTTTCCGTGTTCTGCGAGGAGGTCCGCGGAAGCGTCGCCGTCACCGAAATCGACGGCGGGAGCGCGTGGAACGTGATTCCAGAGACCTGCGAGGTCACGGTGGACGAGCGCACCGTCCCCGGCGAGCGCGCCCCCTTGGAGCGCGTCGAGGACATCGCGGGCGTCGAGTGGACCGTGGACCAAGACCTCCCGCCGATGCGGTGCGACGACGAGGGCTTCGCCGAGACGGTCCTCGCGGCCGCCGAAGCGAACCAAGACGCCGACCCGGAACTCGTCTCCAAACCCCACGCGACCGACGCAGGATGGCTGGCAGAAGCGGGCACAACCTGCGTGGTCTGCGGCGCGGCCGAACCCGGCGAGGCCCACACCGACGCCGAGAGCGCGAGCATCGACGTGCTGGAGCGGTGCTACCGCATCTACCGGACCGCGGCCGAGACGTTCTGAGGTCGCTCCGAAACGCGACTCGCTCGACGGTTCGTGGACTCGGGGTCGGAGTAGCCGGCGACCTCCTCGCTATTATGTATTTTATGCGGACGACTCCGGCCACGATAGCGACCGAGACGGAATCGCCGTCTACCCACCAATACATTAGAATAAACGCGATAGTATAAATCATATCAATAGTTGCTCACTTGAAAATCCGGGCATTGATAATTGATGGCAACATACCTGCTGACGATGGCAAGCGAAGCCGCCGCCGACGAGGCGTCCGACACGTATTCGGAGTTCATCGACAAGGTACAGCGACTGTCGAACGTCAAGCAGGCCGGGATGGTTCTGGCTTGGGACCAAGAGGTCATGATGCCCGAAGGCGGCACTCCCGCCCGCTCGAAACAGCGTTCGGCCCTCTCGACGGTGGCCCACGAACTCCTCACCTCCGACGAGATGGCCGACCTGCTGGACGAACTCGAAGCCGAGGACTTGGACGACGACCAGCAGGCAGTCGTCCGGGAGATTCGACGCCAACACGACCGGGCCGCGAAGGTCCCTCAGGACCTCGTGGAGGAGATTTCGGAGGTCTCCTCGGAAGCGATGCCAGTCTGGCACGAGGCCAAAGAGGACGACGACTTCTCGAAGTTCGCGCCCACCCTCGAAAAACTGGTCGAACTCAAGCGCGAGTACGCCGAACACATCGACCCCGACCGCGACCCTTACGAAGTTCTGTTCGAGGAGTACGAACCCTATCTGGGCATCGAGAAGGCCGAGGAGGTCCTTCAGCGCCTCCGAGACGAACTCGTCCCGCTCATCGACGCGATTCGGGAGTCCGACGCCGACCTCGCCACCGACACCTTCGAGGGCGACTTCGACGTGGACACCCAAGAGGACCTGACCCGCGACGTGCTGGACACGCTGGGCTACGACTGGGACCACGGCCGACTCGACACCGCTCCCCATCCCTTCTCGTCCGGTAACCAGTTCGACGCTCGCGTGACGACGCGGTTCAGTCCCGACGAACCCCTCGGCGCGCTGATGGCAACGGTCCACGAGTTCGGCCACGCCACCTACACCCTCGGCCTGCCCCGCGAGGACTACGGTACTCCTCTCGGCGAGTCCCGTGACATGACGGTTCACGAGTCCCAGTCGCGCCTCTGGGAGAACCACGTCGGTCGCTCCAAGCCCTTCTGGGAGCGATTCCTGCCGAAGGTCCAAGACCGGTTCCCCGAGAAGGTCGGCGACGCCAGCGTCTCCGACATCTACGAGGCCGCAAACGAGGTCTACGAGGACAACCTCATCCGGGTCGAGGCCGACGAACTCACCTACCACATGCACATCGTGGTCCGGTTCGAAATCGAGCGCGACCTGATTCGCGGCGAAATCGACGTGGAAGACGTGCCGGAACTCTGGAACGACAAGTACGAGGAGTACCTCGGCATTCGACCCGATTCGGACGCCGAGGGTGCCCTGCAGGACATCCACTGGAGCCACGGCGACTTCGGCTACTTCCCGACCTACTCGCTCGGGAGTGTCCTCGCGGCCCAACTGTTCGATACCGCCGAGGACGACATCGAGAATCTGGACGAGAAGATTGCAGACGGCGAGTTCGACGACCTGCACGACTGGTTGACCGAGAACGTCCACCAGCACGGGTCCCGGTACACCACCGACGAACTCGTCCGGCAGGCGACCGGCGAGGAGTACACCGCCGACTACTTCCTCGACTACGTGAAGTCGAAGTACGGCGACCTCTACGAACTGGACGACTACCAGTAGCTCACGAGCCTTCTAACGCTTCTTTCAGTTCTCTCGCCTTCGCTCGGTCGGTCGTCGTCAGGAGAAACTCCCCGCCCCACTCGCCCGACTCGATGGCGTCGGCGAGGCCCGGCCCGAGTTTCGCCTCGTAGAGGAGTTCACCCTCGAAGTACGTCCGGATGCGGTGGGATTGGGGGTTCTCGAACGCCCCGGCCTGTTCGAGTCCGCTGGCGAAGGCCTCGGTTCCCGCGTCGGTGAGCGTTATCGGGAGTCGATAGCCGTCGCCGGTTCTGGCCTCCTCGATTTCACCGACCGACGCCACGTCCGCCCCGGTCACGAGTTCGATTTCTCGGTCGGCGTCCGTGACGGCTATTCGGAACTCGCCTGCGTCTGCGTCGGCGGTCGTCTCGTCACTCGCCCCGGTCGTCTCGTCACTCGTTTCGGCGACATCGGACGTGGCGTCGTCGGTAACTGCATCCCGTATCTGGCTACACCCACCACTGCCCGTCAGCGCGAGACATCCACCTGCGAGGACCTGTCTTCGGGAGACCATATTGAGTATCCCACCGCTTTTGGGCTTAAAGATTCGGCGACTGGTCTGGCCTGTTCCGCGGTTCCCTTGGCCGACAGTGTTACCCGGCGAGATACCCTTTCGGAAGTCATGGTAGACGTAATCGGTCACTTCGGAATGGCGCTGATTTGGCTCGCTCCGGCGTGGTTCTTCATCGACAAACCGAAGACCGGACTGACGTTCGTGGGGGCCGGGTTCTGGTTCGGGATGTTACCCGACGTGGACCTCGTGCTGAAGGGCATCTTCCCGACCATCAAACACCACGGCGTCACCCACACGATACTGTTCGCCACGGTTGCCGCCGCAGTCCTCGGGCCGATAGTCGGGTGGGTACTGGAGAAATCGCTCGGCGGGACCGACTGGTTCTCGGAGGCCGCCTCGCGCGCATCGCTGAAAATCGGCTTCATCGCGGTCTGGGTCGCCGGAATCGCCCACGTCTTCGCCGACATGCTCTCGGCACCCGACATCGCCGAGGCCGTCGAACCGTTCTGGCCGCTCTACGGCCAGAGCCTCGGCATCGACATCGTGTGGTACAACAACCCGTGGTTCAACTGGGGGCTGTTCGTCGTCGGCGTCTTGGTGAACGTCGGCCTGTGGTACCGGGCGCGAGACACCGGCGGCGCGCAGAGCAACACCAGCACGGCCTGACTCGACCGCCCTGCTACCGAGTGGCACGAACCCCACGCTCCTCGCCGCGACCCCTATTTTCATGAGCATCCGGGGCAAGGCGACGATATGGCAGACGCATACGACGATTTACTCGACCGGTACGAGCGAGTCTCCTCCCTCGAAGACGGCAGTCAGGTCCTCTACTGGGACCAGCAGGTGATGATGCCCGAGGGCGGCACTCCCGCCCGGTCTCAGCAACTCTCGGCGCTCTCGGCGGTCATCCACGAGCGATTGACCGCCGACGAACTCGGCCGACTGCTGGACGAGGCCGAGGAGGAAGCCTTGGACGACGACCAGCAGGCGGTCGTCCGGGAGATTCGCCGGGAACACGAGCGCGCCGTCGAGGTGCCCGAGGAGTTGGTCGAGGAACACAGTCGCCTCCAGTCGCAGGCCCAAGACGACTGGCGCGAGGCCAGAGCGAACGACGACTTCTCGGCGTTCGAACCCACCTTGGAGCGCCTGCTTGACCTCCGGGTCGAGAAGGCCGAACACATCGACCCGAGTCGGGACCCCTACGAAGTCATGTTCGAGGACGGCGAACCCTATCTGGGCCTCGATACGGTCGAGCGCATCTTTGACGAATTGAAAGACGGTCTTGTCCCGCTCATCGAGGACATCCGGGCCAGCGACGACGTGCCCGCGGCGTTCGACGGAACCTACGACACCGACACCCAGATGGCACTCTCGGAGGACGCGCTGGACTTGCTCGGGTACGACTGGGACCGGGGTCGCCTCGACACCTCGACCCACCCCTTCACCTCGGGCACGCAGTTCGACTCGCGGGTGACGACCAGATTCGACGAGGAGGACCTGCTGGGAGCGATTGGCTCGACCATCCACGAGTTCGGCCACGCGACGTACCAACTCGGTCTGCGACAGGACGCTTACGGGTCGCCGCTGGGCATGTCGCGGTCCCACGGCGTCCACGAGTCCCAGTCGCGCTTCTGGGAGAACCACGTCGGCCGGACCAAGGAGTTCTGGGAGCTATTCCTCCCGACCGTGAAAGAACACTTCCCGGAAGCATCGGACGTGACACCCGACGAGGCCTATCGCGCCGCCAACCGCGTCAAGCACGACAACCTGATTCGGGTCGAGGCCGACGAAGTGACCTACCACATGCACATCATCCTCCGGTCGGAAATCGAACACGAGTTCGTCTCGGGCGACCTCGAAGTCAGCGAGATTCCGTCCGCGTGGAACGACAAGATGGAGGAGTATCTAGGGGTCCGACCCGATTCGGACGCGAACGGAGCCTTGCAGGACATCCACTGGACCGGCGGGTTCGCCCGGTTCCAGAACTACACCGTCGGAAGCGTGCTGGCGGCCCAACTCTGGGCCACCATCGAAGACGAGTTCGACGACGCCCGCAGACTGATTCGAGAGGGGAACTTCGAACCTTTCCACGACTGGTTCCAGCAGAACCTCCACCGGCACGGCCAGCGCTACACCACCGACGAACTGATTCGGGAGGCCACCGGCGAACCGCTGACCGCCGACTACTTCCTCGATTACGTCCGAGAGAAGTTCGGCGACATCTACGGCCTCTGAGCCGACTCGCGCCGAAGACGTGTCTCTCTATTTTCGTCAGCAATAAGAATAATTCTCTAGCAACCGTACAGATTGCTTTCCGGCGGCGCTATTCGAGACGAGACGGCCGCCGCTCCCGAACAGAGCGACCGGAAAAGACCGCGAGTCCCGAACTTACGCGCCCGCTTCTTCCAGCGCGTCTTCGAGTTCGTCGCGCTGAGTGACGCCGACGAATCGCTCGACCACGCCGTCGTCGTTCTCGACCACGATGGTCGGGATGGAACGTACCTGATACTCGTTGGCGACGTCCTGATGCTCGTCTACGTCGATTTTCTCGAATTCGACCTCGCCCCAGTCGTCTTCCATCTCCTCGAGAATCGGGTCTTGGGTCTTGCACGGTCCGCACCAATCCGCGTAGAAGTCCTTCAGGGTGACAGTCATCGTTGCTCTGGCCGAACGTATCCCCGCCGCGCGCATAAGGGTTTCCCACCAACGTTGCTTTGCCGCGACCTGTGGGCATCCGGAGTATTGGCGAGTTTTTGCACACCGCGAGAGGGAGGTTCGACCTCGTTTTCGCTACGCAAACCCACACCTCTCTCGCTGAACCCGAACGCTCCCACCGCGGCCCTCCGAAAGGTTTAGGCGACGGGCGGTCCGACTCTCGTGCATGAGCAGTGGCCAGAACTCCGGCGGACTGATGTCCAGCGCCGGACTCGTCCGATACTTCGACGCCGAGGACCGCAACGCCATCCGAATCGACCCCAAAACCGTCGTCGCCTTCGGCGTCCTGTTCGGCCTGCTGATTCAGGTCATGAACGTCCTCGGACTCTGAGTGTCCGCCGATTCTATTCGCGCCCGCCACCTCTTTCGAGTCGGTCGGCGTAGCTAATTCTCCATGCGCTCGCTATCGAGTTCCGACGCCGACAGCGACGACTCCCGTCCGACCCCAGACTCGCCGACGCCGCGTCGCCGACGCATCGAGGAGGGCGCTAAAGGCGGCCTCGTCGCCACGCTGGTTCTGACCGCGTATCGGCTTCCAGTCTCCCACGCACTCCCGCCGACGGCGGAGTTCTGGTCGCAGTTCGTCGCCGGGGGCGACCCTGACGACCACGCGCTCCCGGCGCTCGTTTTGCACCTCGTCTACGGCCTCTCGCTCGGGACGTTGCTGGGGTCCCGGACCAGCGACGAGTGAGGCCGCGGTTCGGGTCGGCCACCGCGAGACGCGCCACTTTTGCGCTCCGAATCCCTACCCACGGCCATGACTCTCAAAGCGGGCGTCGTCGCGGTGCAGGGCGACGTGAGCGAACACGCCGAGGCGGTCCGACGCGCTGGCGAGGCCCACGACCGGGAAATCGAGGTCGTGGAGGTCCGAGACGCCGGTACGGTCCCCGACTGCGACTTCCTGTCTCTGCCCGGCGGGGAATCGACCACGATTTCGAGTCTCCTCCACTCGGAGGACATCGCCGAGGAAATCGTCGCCCACGTCGAGGCCGGTAAGCCGGTGCTGGCGACCTGCGCGGGCCTCATCGTCTCGGCGACCGACGCGGGCGACGACCGGGTACAGAACCTCGGCCTCGCCGACGTGACCGTCGAGCGCAACGCCTTCGGCAGACAGAAGGACAGTTTCGAGGCCCCGCTGGACGTGGCCGGACTGGACGACCCCTTCCCCGCGGTATTCATCCGCGCGCCGCTCATCAGCGACGTGGGCGAGGAGGTCGAAGTCCTCGCCGAGTGGGACGGCCGCCCGGTTGCAATCCGTGACGGCCCGGTGGTCGGGACCTCCTTCCACCCCGAGTTGACCCCCGACTCCCGACTTCACGGCCTCGCGTTCTTCGAGAACGAACTGGCCGAGCGACCCACTCCCGACCGGTAGCGCAGACGACCGAATCGTCCCGAGACGACCCGGAGTAGGGCAGACTTTTCTTTCTGGCCCCCGTCAGGAGACGTATGGACGCCGACATCGACGCGGTGCGCGTCGCCATGACCGACGACGGGCCGATTCCGGTCGTCGTACTCGCACCCGAGGAGGACGACGGCGTACTCCCCATCTTCATCGGATTCGAGGAGGCCGTCAGCATCGCCCGCGGCATGGAGGCCGAGGACATCGGCAGGCCGTTGACTCACGACCTCACACTCGACCTCGTGGAGGAACTCGGCGGGCGAGTCACCCGCGTCGTGGTCTCCGCGCTGGAGGACAACACCTACATCGCCGACCTCCACATCGACACGCCCCGAGGAGACACCGTGGTTGACGCCCGACCCAGCGACTCGCTGGCGCTGGCGGCCCGGACCAACGCCCCGATTGAGGTCGAGACCGAGGTGTTCGAGTCGGGCCGGCGCGACCGGGACGAGTTCGAGCAACTGCAAGACATCCGGGAGGTCGCCGAACTCGGACCATGAGCGAGCAATCGACCACCGACGCTGGGAGCGAGGGCGACACCTCCCAAGACACCGCGGCCATCTTGGACGAACTGTTCGCAGTCGTGGAGGACCGCAAGGAGAACCTGCCCGAGGACTCGTACACGGCCTCGCTGTTCACCCACGAGAAAGGCGAGAACGCCGTGCTGGAGAAACTCGGCGAGGAGACCACCGAACTCCTGCTGGCCGCCAAGGACGACGACCACGAGGAAATCGCCCACGAGAGCGCCGACATCGTGTATCACCTGCTGGTCCTGCTGTCGATGAAGGAGATGGACCTCGCCGACCTGCGGGCGGAACTCCGAGAGCGCCGGTAATATCTACCTTGATTTAGCAAATAATTCTGTTTACTAAAACAGTATATTTGTTTCCTCTTGCGGTCGGCGCGAGCGGGCGCGGTCCTGTGCCGCGCCCATGCGCGCGGGATGAGGACCACAGCGAAGCCGAGGCTGGCGAGACGCCGTGCGTCTCGCTGATCCGCGAACGTGGTTCGCAGAGACCGCAAGAGGTTGGGGAGGTGTGAGGCCCGCGGTAGCGGTGCGGGGGTGCGGAAGACGCCTCGGCTCAAGCCTGAAGCTAGCTTCGTGTGCCGTTCACCGTATTCTGCGTTGGTACGGTATTCTGCGCTGGTGCTGTACGCTGTATTGCTGTACGAACTTCTAATCCGAGCAAAATCAGGCCAGATACGCAGGCTTAAAAGGCAGTTACGCCGCGCTTCGCTCGGAATGTCGCGCTCCTACCGCTTCTCTATTCGATGCAGAACCACGTCGCTGTCGGGGTCCCACTCGTAGTCGTCGTGGGCGCGGTTCAGCATCTCGCGGTACTGGTCCATGTCCGACATGCCCTCCTTCTGGGCGTCCTCGTCTGTCAGGTCGCCGAGTTTTCGCTCGCGGACCTCCACGACCTCGAACTCGTCGCCGTCTACCTCGAATCGGTCGCCCTCGTCGGCGTACTGCTGGCCGCGGTGAATCTGGGTGACTTCGCCGGTGCTAACGCCGCGGAGCATGTGGTCGCTCGGAAACAGGTCGTCGGCGTCGATAGTTGCCATGTTCGACCCTTCGGACGCGATTGGGAAAAATGGTTCTGTCAACGGACCGGCGTTTGCTCGAGGACCGTTTTTCGGGCGCTACTCCTCGGCGACCCACGCGCCGACCGCTCCGGCGAGCGCGCTTTCGAGGCCCATCACCAGCGCGAGGACGACGCCCACGAAGAAGATGCTCCCGCCAAGAAGCGGGCCAAGCGGGCCGAGACCCACCGTGCCGAGCGCGCCGAC
This genomic window contains:
- a CDS encoding pentapeptide repeat-containing protein, translating into MSGDVQSASGELTEGSVERTSSTEDRCGHVHEASAVSNLGGVCCWRPVWGDTERCIWHADVAQKPTRKLQDAAPEIGERLDGAIFRDVELSGGDWLAGKTVTDARFVNCNLEETDLSGADLRYCHFEGVDAQSVNLRGSNLEHTEFHRTDIRGADLCGARLHYAVFDNARIDEATNLGKNVVYEDELTENAVDSRLAAFRRRRSARDRSRLDRYEAAHWTYNELQRLAEENGLTEDSRNYYLKRKSVRRREAWEFRSYPKALAQEAWRWTTGYGSNPWRVIGTSFAVILACGVLYMLTSGVIEPTAETTVTYKLKPSNGLFLNVIYLLKTTYFSVVTFATLGYGDMQPVHGWGRAIAATEALLGQLLMALLVFVLTRNVTWSE
- a CDS encoding M20 family metallopeptidase, which encodes MTEVADLTRELVAIPSHEDETEAGDYIENWLREETPSDVTRDESGNVLARRGPADADSLALVGHHDVVPPADSQLADDGRYAVSERDGRLYGRGTADMKGAVASAMLAFRDADLPEDGPELVFVSFVGEEQGGVGARAAIDRGFAPDYAIVGEGSTGYSAEDVTDVAVAHKGRRGSTVTARGSAAHASEPESGENAVYRACDAVDVIRGLDFPAVSVFCEEVRGSVAVTEIDGGSAWNVIPETCEVTVDERTVPGERAPLERVEDIAGVEWTVDQDLPPMRCDDEGFAETVLAAAEANQDADPELVSKPHATDAGWLAEAGTTCVVCGAAEPGEAHTDAESASIDVLERCYRIYRTAAETF
- a CDS encoding carboxypeptidase M32, translating into MASEAAADEASDTYSEFIDKVQRLSNVKQAGMVLAWDQEVMMPEGGTPARSKQRSALSTVAHELLTSDEMADLLDELEAEDLDDDQQAVVREIRRQHDRAAKVPQDLVEEISEVSSEAMPVWHEAKEDDDFSKFAPTLEKLVELKREYAEHIDPDRDPYEVLFEEYEPYLGIEKAEEVLQRLRDELVPLIDAIRESDADLATDTFEGDFDVDTQEDLTRDVLDTLGYDWDHGRLDTAPHPFSSGNQFDARVTTRFSPDEPLGALMATVHEFGHATYTLGLPREDYGTPLGESRDMTVHESQSRLWENHVGRSKPFWERFLPKVQDRFPEKVGDASVSDIYEAANEVYEDNLIRVEADELTYHMHIVVRFEIERDLIRGEIDVEDVPELWNDKYEEYLGIRPDSDAEGALQDIHWSHGDFGYFPTYSLGSVLAAQLFDTAEDDIENLDEKIADGEFDDLHDWLTENVHQHGSRYTTDELVRQATGEEYTADYFLDYVKSKYGDLYELDDYQ
- a CDS encoding metal-dependent hydrolase: MVDVIGHFGMALIWLAPAWFFIDKPKTGLTFVGAGFWFGMLPDVDLVLKGIFPTIKHHGVTHTILFATVAAAVLGPIVGWVLEKSLGGTDWFSEAASRASLKIGFIAVWVAGIAHVFADMLSAPDIAEAVEPFWPLYGQSLGIDIVWYNNPWFNWGLFVVGVLVNVGLWYRARDTGGAQSNTSTA
- a CDS encoding carboxypeptidase M32, which gives rise to MADAYDDLLDRYERVSSLEDGSQVLYWDQQVMMPEGGTPARSQQLSALSAVIHERLTADELGRLLDEAEEEALDDDQQAVVREIRREHERAVEVPEELVEEHSRLQSQAQDDWREARANDDFSAFEPTLERLLDLRVEKAEHIDPSRDPYEVMFEDGEPYLGLDTVERIFDELKDGLVPLIEDIRASDDVPAAFDGTYDTDTQMALSEDALDLLGYDWDRGRLDTSTHPFTSGTQFDSRVTTRFDEEDLLGAIGSTIHEFGHATYQLGLRQDAYGSPLGMSRSHGVHESQSRFWENHVGRTKEFWELFLPTVKEHFPEASDVTPDEAYRAANRVKHDNLIRVEADEVTYHMHIILRSEIEHEFVSGDLEVSEIPSAWNDKMEEYLGVRPDSDANGALQDIHWTGGFARFQNYTVGSVLAAQLWATIEDEFDDARRLIREGNFEPFHDWFQQNLHRHGQRYTTDELIREATGEPLTADYFLDYVREKFGDIYGL
- a CDS encoding thioredoxin family protein; this translates as MTVTLKDFYADWCGPCKTQDPILEEMEDDWGEVEFEKIDVDEHQDVANEYQVRSIPTIVVENDDGVVERFVGVTQRDELEDALEEAGA
- a CDS encoding preprotein translocase subunit Sec61beta; this encodes MSSGQNSGGLMSSAGLVRYFDAEDRNAIRIDPKTVVAFGVLFGLLIQVMNVLGL
- the pdxT gene encoding pyridoxal 5'-phosphate synthase glutaminase subunit PdxT, which encodes MTLKAGVVAVQGDVSEHAEAVRRAGEAHDREIEVVEVRDAGTVPDCDFLSLPGGESTTISSLLHSEDIAEEIVAHVEAGKPVLATCAGLIVSATDAGDDRVQNLGLADVTVERNAFGRQKDSFEAPLDVAGLDDPFPAVFIRAPLISDVGEEVEVLAEWDGRPVAIRDGPVVGTSFHPELTPDSRLHGLAFFENELAERPTPDR
- a CDS encoding bifunctional nuclease family protein, producing the protein MDADIDAVRVAMTDDGPIPVVVLAPEEDDGVLPIFIGFEEAVSIARGMEAEDIGRPLTHDLTLDLVEELGGRVTRVVVSALEDNTYIADLHIDTPRGDTVVDARPSDSLALAARTNAPIEVETEVFESGRRDRDEFEQLQDIREVAELGP
- the hisE gene encoding phosphoribosyl-ATP diphosphatase; its protein translation is MSEQSTTDAGSEGDTSQDTAAILDELFAVVEDRKENLPEDSYTASLFTHEKGENAVLEKLGEETTELLLAAKDDDHEEIAHESADIVYHLLVLLSMKEMDLADLRAELRERR
- a CDS encoding ASCH domain-containing protein produces the protein MATIDADDLFPSDHMLRGVSTGEVTQIHRGQQYADEGDRFEVDGDEFEVVEVRERKLGDLTDEDAQKEGMSDMDQYREMLNRAHDDYEWDPDSDVVLHRIEKR